The nucleotide sequence CATCACTGGCTTGAGCCAAAATAGCGCCAAGCTCGGTTGATGCTTCGAATAACTTGGCAGTTTTATAACGAATCACTTGTAGATAACTTGCTTCATCCACTTCGGGATCATTCATATTGAGTAATTGCAATACCTCGCCTTCAGCAATCGTATTGGTTGCATCCGACAGAATTTGCATTACTCGAAGATCATTGGGTCCCACCATCATCTGGAAGGCTCTGGAATACAAAAAATCACCCACTAAAACGCTAGCTGCATTTCCGAAGGCGGCATTAGCGGTTTCACGACCTCTTCTGAGTGTCGATTCGTCGACTACATCGTCGTGTAAGAGGGTGGCTGTATGGATAAATTCAACCACAGCAGCCATTTCTAGGGTGTGTGGGGTTGGTTTGCCGTTGGCAAGTGCTTTAGCAATTAACATCAATAAAGCGGGCCTTACCCGTTTTCCACCCGCTTGGATGATGTATGAAGAAATCTGGTCAATAAGGGCTACTTTTGAGGCTAAACGAGCTCGAATTACTTGATCTAAGTCCTTGAATTCTAAGGAAATTGGCGCCAGTATTTGGCTAAGGTCATTGGTT is from Polynucleobacter sp. MWH-UH23A and encodes:
- a CDS encoding polyprenyl synthetase family protein, coding for MTSTVKTNDLSQILAPISLEFKDLDQVIRARLASKVALIDQISSYIIQAGGKRVRPALLMLIAKALANGKPTPHTLEMAAVVEFIHTATLLHDDVVDESTLRRGRETANAAFGNAASVLVGDFLYSRAFQMMVGPNDLRVMQILSDATNTIAEGEVLQLLNMNDPEVDEASYLQVIRYKTAKLFEASTELGAILAQASDVQREQAAAFGRHIGTAFQLMDDLLDYTANAAQMGKNAGDDLREGKPTLPLIYLLENGTHAEQILVRAAIEQNQDLPEDVFAQILSAVQNSGALDYTQAAAKREADLALECIQDFPSNEATTALRDLCVYSLARQT